A genomic region of Gossypium hirsutum isolate 1008001.06 chromosome D01, Gossypium_hirsutum_v2.1, whole genome shotgun sequence contains the following coding sequences:
- the LOC107921283 gene encoding uncharacterized protein isoform X2, translating to MQATRRNFKLAVAARMQYRTSQRQNQKRRLRTVNSRMKRLRVEMKEITAEQREIKEGQRQVREKFEAIELQCEELRKETMLMTQQSAKTQIRLALMFQILKARQNQELDKAAILTHALREVVAREEQELDASKK from the exons atgcaGGCGACAAGGAGGAACTTCAAGCTAGCAGTGGCTGCGAGAATGCAGTACAGAACATCACAAAGACAGAATCAG AAGAGAAGGTTGAGAACTGTAAACTCTCGCATGAAAAGGTTAAGAGTGGAGATGAAAGAAATAACTGCGGAGCAAAGAGAGATAAAAGAGGGGCAAAGACAAGTACGAGAAAAATTTGAAGCCATTGAATTGCAATGTGAAGAACTTCGAAAAGAGACTATGCTTATGACACAACAAAGTGCAAAAACCCAAATCCGCCTTGCTCTAATGTTCCAAATCTTGAAAGCTAGACAAAACCAAGAGCTTGACAAGGCAGCCATACTCACTCATGCTCTCCG TGAGGTTGTAGCAAGAGAAGAGCAGGAATTGGATGCATCGAAAAAATGA
- the LOC107921283 gene encoding uncharacterized protein isoform X1 — translation MQATRRNFKLAVAARMQYRTSQRQNQQKRRLRTVNSRMKRLRVEMKEITAEQREIKEGQRQVREKFEAIELQCEELRKETMLMTQQSAKTQIRLALMFQILKARQNQELDKAAILTHALREVVAREEQELDASKK, via the exons atgcaGGCGACAAGGAGGAACTTCAAGCTAGCAGTGGCTGCGAGAATGCAGTACAGAACATCACAAAGACAGAATCAG CAGAAGAGAAGGTTGAGAACTGTAAACTCTCGCATGAAAAGGTTAAGAGTGGAGATGAAAGAAATAACTGCGGAGCAAAGAGAGATAAAAGAGGGGCAAAGACAAGTACGAGAAAAATTTGAAGCCATTGAATTGCAATGTGAAGAACTTCGAAAAGAGACTATGCTTATGACACAACAAAGTGCAAAAACCCAAATCCGCCTTGCTCTAATGTTCCAAATCTTGAAAGCTAGACAAAACCAAGAGCTTGACAAGGCAGCCATACTCACTCATGCTCTCCG TGAGGTTGTAGCAAGAGAAGAGCAGGAATTGGATGCATCGAAAAAATGA